The following nucleotide sequence is from Saimiri boliviensis isolate mSaiBol1 chromosome 6, mSaiBol1.pri, whole genome shotgun sequence.
AGATAGAATGAAACCCTCCCTGCCTGTTCCCTGTGAGATAAGGGTACCTCATGTCACTGGCACTCTTGTCCCTCCTTCCCATGTGCCCCCATATGTCTGGGCCAGACTGCACCTGACAGAGAACGAGGTCTCAAGGAGGCTGCATTTCACTCCAGAGCCAGGAGACCCAGAGCGCCAGCATGGCTAGAAACGCAAGACAAAGACGCCATTCACAAAAACTGAAGGCGGATCCTCTGGAACAGTGGCAGGAGGCTGGGGTCCGAGGGCAGGGGCAGGAACCGGGGAGGCTCCACCCATTCCAGGGGTCCTCAGTGGGGAGGGCCTGGGCCCTGGGTCCAGAGGAAAACAAcacaggaggaggaagtgggTCATGAGGCAGCAGTGTTTTTATTGTAAATGACACACGAGTTTCCTACAGAGAAAACATCAGTAAGAACCAGGAAATGTCCCTGTGGCCCATCTGAGCCCTGGACAGGTATATAAAGAGCCCGGGCTTGGGGGGCTCCacacctgcccctccctctcaccTGCTCCTCTACCTGCTCCACCCTCAACCCACCAGAAACATGGGCTGCTgtggctgctctggaggctgtggctccAGCTGTGGAGGCTGTGGCTCCGGCTGTGGGGGCTGTAGCTCCGgctgtgggggctgtggctccggctgtgggggctgtggctccagcTGCTGCGTGCCCGTCTGCTGCTGCAAGCCCGTGTGCTGCTGTGTGCCAGCCTGttcctgctccagctgtggctcctGTGGGGGTTGCAAgggaggctgtggctgtggctctTGTGGAGGCTCAAAAGGAGGCTGTGGCTCTTGTGGCTgctgccagtccagctgctgtaAGCCCTGCTGTTCCTCAGGCTGTGGGTCATCCTgctgccagtccagctgctgtaAGCCCTGCTgctgccagtccagctgctgtaAGCCCTGCTGTTCCTCAGGCTGTGGGTCATCCTgctgccagtccagctgctgtaAGCCCTGCTGTTCCTCAGGCTGTGGGTCATCCTgctgccagtccagctgctgtaAGACCTGCTGCTGCCAGTCAAGCTGCTGTAAGCCCTGCTGCTCCTCAGGCTGTGGGTCATCCTGCTGTCAGTCCAGTTGCTGCAAGCCCTGCTGCtcccagtccagctgctgtgtccCCGTGTGCTGCCAGTGCAAGATCTGAGGCTCTAGTGGGATCTCTCAGGTAGCTCCTGAAGATCTGTGCTTCCCAACAAGTAACTACCCCTGACGCATATCCTCTTCCAGACCCGAACAAGAACTCCCCTGGCTCAGGGCTTCTTTTTCCAGCCCTTGAGGAAATGGAATGAAACCCTCCCTGCCTGTTCCCTGTAAGATAAGGGTACCCCATGTCACTGGCACTCTTGCCCCTTCTTCCCACATGCCCCCATATGTCTGAGCCAGACTGCACCTGAACAGGGCCCTCATGTCAAGGACGCACCTGGAATTCCCCTCCCTAATTCCATTGGAGAGAGCAGA
It contains:
- the LOC120364648 gene encoding uncharacterized protein LOC120364648, encoding MGCCGCSGGCGSSCGGCGSGCGGCSSGCGGCGSGCGGCGSSCCVPVCCCKPVCCCVPACSCSSCGSCGGCKGGCGCGSCGGSKGGCGSCGCCQSSCCKPCCSSGCGSSCCQSSCCKPCCCQSSCCKPCCSSGCGSSCCQSSCCKPCCSSGCGSSCCQSSCCKTCCCQSSCCKPCCSSGCGSSCCQSSCCKPCCSQSSCCVPVCCQCKI